From a single Paenibacillus sp. FSL R5-0345 genomic region:
- a CDS encoding extracellular solute-binding protein produces the protein MLRKKMMTLALCITLLAAVLTACGGGNNDKGQAGSNGEATTDSSNSTDNPYKDPMTITLGFWDADAEIANIEKDPIAKQVLEKFNITLKPVNMTWDDYTQKIQMWAASGQLPDIFAIDAVGTQYQRKWVEQGVVKALPDLSKYPNLAKYFESPDIKGLGVDGKYYTVPRRMFPSVDWSALDRMVFYRWDLAQKAGITKEPETWEEFEAMLEAIVKSDPEGKHITGLTTTTTKMLGGFFWLYGNPVATSDGSGSDFKWIKEDGKFIPAVFSKNALPALQNMKNMYEKGLIDPDIALVKPAESYDNFVAGKAAALLSGGGFINLNSDMYEKRWKTAYPDKDIMESVKALKPLIGPDGERSHAIFKTYWSESYFSNTVDDKKMDRIMALYDYVLSPEGKDLLTYGIEGVDYKIENGQKVVIEKGSLNEKYPASRFLKNLVAYETSDSYTMDNPTIANEGIRKEAVDYIDWIQKNTKVPDYDIRLTYMSTPTKDKFTVLDHDDLLKIMLSKEPVESYWNSIVNDYKAKGLDKMIEEVNAKAKEQGIE, from the coding sequence ATGCTTAGAAAGAAAATGATGACACTGGCATTATGTATAACTTTATTAGCTGCGGTGCTCACGGCTTGCGGTGGAGGCAATAACGACAAGGGGCAGGCGGGATCAAACGGTGAAGCGACTACGGATTCTTCTAATTCCACTGACAATCCTTACAAGGATCCGATGACGATTACGCTTGGTTTTTGGGATGCAGATGCTGAAATTGCTAACATCGAAAAAGACCCGATCGCCAAACAAGTATTGGAAAAATTCAATATTACATTAAAACCTGTCAATATGACTTGGGATGACTATACCCAGAAGATTCAAATGTGGGCTGCTTCCGGCCAATTGCCTGATATCTTCGCAATCGACGCCGTCGGCACGCAATATCAACGTAAATGGGTAGAACAAGGTGTTGTCAAAGCGCTTCCGGACCTTTCTAAGTATCCTAACCTTGCAAAATACTTCGAATCGCCGGATATTAAAGGCTTGGGTGTAGACGGAAAGTATTATACGGTTCCTCGCCGGATGTTCCCAAGTGTCGATTGGAGCGCACTGGATCGTATGGTGTTCTATCGATGGGATCTTGCTCAAAAAGCTGGTATTACAAAAGAACCAGAGACATGGGAAGAGTTTGAAGCCATGCTTGAGGCAATCGTGAAGTCGGATCCGGAAGGGAAACATATTACGGGTCTTACGACGACAACTACCAAGATGCTGGGCGGATTTTTCTGGTTGTACGGTAACCCGGTCGCCACGAGTGATGGAAGCGGCAGCGATTTTAAATGGATCAAAGAGGACGGTAAGTTTATCCCGGCTGTATTTTCGAAAAATGCGCTGCCAGCGCTTCAAAACATGAAGAATATGTACGAAAAAGGATTGATCGATCCAGATATCGCGCTTGTCAAGCCTGCAGAGTCTTATGACAATTTCGTAGCAGGCAAAGCAGCGGCTCTCCTGAGCGGTGGCGGTTTTATAAATTTAAATAGCGATATGTATGAAAAACGCTGGAAAACAGCTTATCCGGATAAGGATATCATGGAGAGCGTGAAGGCACTCAAGCCGCTTATTGGCCCTGATGGTGAACGTTCACATGCCATTTTTAAAACATACTGGTCGGAAAGTTATTTCAGCAATACGGTTGACGATAAAAAGATGGATCGCATCATGGCACTCTATGATTATGTGTTGTCACCGGAAGGCAAGGACTTATTGACTTATGGTATCGAGGGCGTGGATTACAAGATTGAAAATGGGCAGAAAGTTGTCATTGAAAAGGGTTCTTTAAATGAGAAGTATCCGGCTAGCAGATTTCTAAAGAATTTGGTGGCATATGAAACTTCGGACAGCTACACCATGGATAACCCGACAATTGCTAACGAAGGAATCCGCAAAGAAGCTGTCGATTATATTGATTGGATTCAGAAGAATACGAAGGTTCCGGATTACGACATTCGGTTAACTTATATGTCCACACCAACGAAGGATAAGTTCACTGTGCTTGACCATGATGATCTGCTCAAGATCATGCTATCCAAAGAACCGGTGGAGAGTTACTGGAATAGTATCGTGAACGATTATAAGGCTAAAGGTCTTGATAAAATGATAGAGGAAGTAAATGCGAAGGCTAAGGAACAAGGTATTGAATAA
- a CDS encoding carbohydrate ABC transporter permease, translating into MTDTTVKKRKKWSVFDIVAFVVLGLLALVTFFPFYNVLIISVARFEAISKSDFYIFPLSFDLSAYKLLLQDMKFWSSILNSVIVTVVGVLFSMTISVAGAYALSKRGMPGRNIMLSLILFTMFFNGGLIPFYLVVKDLGFVNNILVMIIPAGLNTFYLIIMKNYFNTIPESLEESAKLDGANDLYILYKIIIPISAPFMATFALFYAVERWNEWWYALIFISDASKAPLQIYLRETLITSNSLLSQMAQTMAEQEQTGKVYTPALQMAAIVVSSIPIIVVYPFLQKHFNKGIMVGSIKG; encoded by the coding sequence GTGACCGACACAACGGTTAAAAAGAGAAAAAAGTGGAGTGTCTTCGATATCGTCGCATTCGTGGTTCTGGGGCTTCTAGCACTAGTAACATTTTTTCCCTTCTATAATGTTCTTATTATCTCTGTTGCAAGGTTCGAAGCGATTAGTAAAAGCGACTTTTATATTTTTCCGCTTTCGTTTGACTTGTCGGCCTACAAGTTGTTGCTTCAGGATATGAAGTTTTGGTCTTCAATTCTAAATTCTGTCATCGTAACGGTGGTTGGCGTGTTGTTCAGCATGACGATCTCTGTTGCAGGAGCATACGCATTATCCAAGCGGGGAATGCCCGGAAGAAACATAATGCTTAGCTTGATCTTGTTCACTATGTTTTTCAATGGCGGTTTAATCCCCTTTTACCTAGTCGTAAAGGATTTAGGATTCGTAAACAATATACTCGTCATGATCATACCCGCCGGTCTCAATACGTTTTATCTAATCATTATGAAAAACTATTTCAACACGATTCCTGAAAGTCTGGAAGAATCAGCTAAGCTGGATGGGGCAAATGATCTGTACATTCTTTACAAAATCATTATTCCAATCTCTGCTCCATTCATGGCGACCTTTGCTTTGTTCTATGCCGTGGAAAGATGGAATGAATGGTGGTACGCGTTGATCTTTATCAGTGACGCCTCAAAAGCTCCTCTCCAGATTTATTTACGAGAGACACTTATCACTTCGAATTCCCTGCTAAGTCAAATGGCACAGACGATGGCCGAGCAAGAGCAGACCGGGAAGGTCTACACCCCTGCACTTCAGATGGCAGCTATTGTGGTTTCGAGTATTCCGATTATTGTTGTTTATCCGTTCCTTCAGAAGCATTTTAATAAAGGCATTATGGTTGGATCAATAAAAGGATAA